In Citrus sinensis cultivar Valencia sweet orange chromosome 4, DVS_A1.0, whole genome shotgun sequence, one DNA window encodes the following:
- the LOC102625079 gene encoding pre-mRNA-splicing factor ATP-dependent RNA helicase DEAH7, with product MEKGAAAKLVDLDKTTQLLEPEITNGGGLFVPNKERPIFRAPGAKAQSGLGVRAVEKGGGSQIDDGFKVPRVASVAASIDEEEKSESSGIDEVVSNATNGKRSHASRRYRETSARDITDAENPMAVGRAGETAGTHRSNEHAYVEVSSSTGSSYSVLSTSSRHDRDDRGSERKYLKDDTRSESRGSSRRDNYDSKGRYRGREARDRDEPEYGGEYGRKRSKYDGTRRTPGRSDWDDGRWEWEDTPRREGYSNSSKRYQPSPSPMFVGASPDARLVSPLSTPRSNGYAASPWDHISPSPVPIRASGSSVKSSSSGYSRRSHQLTFSRESSQSFEDGVADETNSDKEHNYEITESMRLEMEYNSDRAWYDREEGTTMFDTDSSSFILGDDASYQKKEVELAKRLVRKDGSRMSLAQSKKLSQITADNHQWEERQLLRSGAVRGTELSTEFDDEEEHKVILLVHDTKPPFLDGRIVFTKQAEPVMPIKDPTSDMAIISRKGSALVREIREKQTQNKSRQRFWELAGSQMGNILGVKKTAEQVDADTAVVGEQGEIDFREDAKFSQHMKKGEAVSDFAKSKTLAEQRQYLPIFSVRDELLQVIRENQVVVVVGETGSGKTTQLTQYLLEDGYTTNGIVGCTQPRRVAAMSVAKRVSEEMDTELGDKVGYAIRFEDVTGPSTLIKYMTDGVLLRETLKDSDLDKYRVIVMDEAHERSLSTDVLFGILKKVVARRRDFKLIVTSATLNAQKFSDFFGSVPIFHIPGRTFPVNTLYSKTPCEDYVEAAVKQAMTIHITSPPGDILIFMTGQDEIEAACFALKERMEQLISSTTREVPELLILPIYSQLPADLQAKIFEKAKEGTRKCIVATNIAETSLTVDGIFYVIDTGYGKMKVYNPKMGMDALQVFPVSRAAADQRAGRAGRTGPGTCYRLYTESAYLNEMLPSPVPEIQRTNLGNVVLLLKSLKIDNLLDFDFMDPPPQENILNSMYQLWVLGALNNVGALTDLGWKMVEFPLDPPLAKMLLMGEQLGCLDEVLTIVSMLSVPSVFFRPKDRAEESDAAREKFFVQESDHLTLLYVYQQWKEHQYRGDWCEEHYLHVKSLRKAREVRSQLLDILKTLKIPLTSSGHDFDIVRKAICSAYFHNAARLKGVGEYINCRNGMPCHLHPSSAIYGLGYTPEYVVYHELILTTKEYMQCATAVEPQWLSELGPMFFSVKDSDTSMLEHKKKQKESKTAMEEEMENLRKIQADEERENKAKEREKRVKERQQVSMPGWRQGSTTYLRPKKFGL from the exons ATGGAG aaaggAGCAGCAGCTAAGCTCGTTGACTTGGATAAAACAACTCAGTTATTGGAACCTGAAATAACTAATGGTGGGGGATTATTTGTACCCAATAAGGAACGGCCAATATTTAGAGCTCCTGGGGCAAAAGCACAGTCAG GGTTAGGTGTCCGTGCTGTTGAAAAAGGGGGAGGTTCTCAGATTGATGATGGATTCAAGGTGCCAAGAGTTGCTTCCGTTGCAGCATCAATTGACGAGGAGGAGAAGTCTGAATCTTCTGGAATAGACGAGGTAGTGAGTAATGCCACAAATGGAAAGCGCAGCCATGCTAGTAGACGGTATCGTGAAACTTCTGCACGCGATATAACTGATGCAG AAAATCCCATGGCTGTTGGACGGGCTGGAGAGACAGCTGGGACTCATCGCTCAAATGAACATGCATATGTAGAA GTTTCATCTTCTACTGGGAGTTCCTACAGTGTCTTATCTACAAGTTCCAGGCATGACAGGGATGACCGAGGTAGTGAGAGAAAGTATTTGAAGGATGACACCAGAAGTGAAAGTAGGGGGTCAAGCAGGAGAGACAATTATGATAGCAAGGGGCGGTATCGTGGAAGGGAAGCAAGAGATCGAGATGAACCAGAGTATGGTGGAGAATATGGAAGGAAGCGTAGTAAATATGACGGCACAAGGAGGACACCAG GCAGGTCTGATTGGGATGATGGAAGATGGGAATGGGAAGATACGCCACGCCGGGAAGGCTATTCTAATTCCAGTAAACGCTATCAGCCTTCGCCATCCCCGATGTTCGTTGGGGCCTCACCTGATGCTCGATTAGTTTCTCCCTTGTCAACACCTCGTTCCAATG GTTACGCTGCCTCTCCCTGGGACCACATCTCTCCTTCGCCTGTTCCAATACGTGCGTCTGGATCCTCAGTTAAATCTTCAAGTTCTGGGTATAGTAGGAGGTCCCATCAACTTACATTTTCCCGTGAAAGTTCACAATCATTTGAG GACGGAGTAGCAGATGAGACCAATTCTGATAAAGAACACAATTATGAGATTACTGAAAGTATGCGTCTGGAAATGGAATACAACTCTGACCGAGCAtg GTATGACAGAGAAGAAGGGACCACAATGTTTGACACAGACAGCTCGTCTTTTATTCTTGGGGATGATGCTTCATACCAAAAGAAGGAGGTGGAGTTGGCTAAAAGACTG GTTCGAAAGGATGGATCAAGGATGTCGCTGGCTCAGAGCAAAAAGTTGTCTCAGATTACAGCTGATAATCACCAGTGGGAAGAGAGACAACTTTTGAGATCGGGAGCTGTAAGAGGTACTGAGTTGTCGACTGAGTTTGATGATGAGGAAGAACACAAGGTTATTCTTCTTGTACACG ATACAAAACCTCCTTTCCTGGATGGCAGAATTGTTTTCACCAAACAAGCAGAGCCAGTAATGCCCATAAAGGATCCCACATCTGACATGGCTATAATTTCACGCAAAGGATCTGCTCTAGTTAGAGAAATTCGTGAGAAACAAACCCAGAATAAATCACGCCAGCGTTTCTGGGAACTTGCTGGCTCACAGATGGGTAATATTCTTGGTGTGAAGAAAACAGCAGAACAG GTTGACGCAGATACAGCTGTAGTAGGTGAACAAGGTGAAATTGATTTCAGGGAAGATGCAAAATTTTCTCAACATATGAAGAAGGGGGAGGCTGTGAGTGACTTTGCGAAGTCCAAGACCTTGGCAGAACAGCGGCAGTATCTACCAATATTTTCTGTGCGTGATGAGCTACTGCAG GTAATTCGCGAAAATCAAGTGGTGGTGGTAGTTGGAGAAACTGGCTCCGGAAAGACTACTCAACTGACACAG TACTTGCTTGAAGATGGATACACTACAAATGGTATAGTGGGCTGTACCCAACCTAGGCGTGTCGCAGCCATGAGTGTTGCAAAGAGAGTCAGTGAAGAGATGGATACTGAGCTAGGCGATAAAGTTGGATATGCCATACGTTTTGAGGATGTGACTGGACCAAGCACCCTAATTAAG TACATGACTGATGGAGTACTTCTACGTGAAACTTTGAAAGATTCTGATCTTGATAAATATCG AGTTATCGTGATGGATGAAGCGCATGAAAGATCACTAAGCACAGATGTACTCTTTGGAATATTGAAAAAGGTGGTTGCCCGCCGTCGTGATTTCAAGCTTATTGTAACATCTGCAACTCTGAATGCACAGAAATTTTCTGATTTCTTTGGaag tGTACCAATATTCCACATTCCTGGACGAACCTTTCCTGTGAATACTTTGTACAGTAAAACCCCATGTGAGGACTATGTTGAAGCTGCAGTAAAGCAGGCTATGACTATCCACATCACCAGCCCTCCAGGCGACATCCTAATCTTCATGACTGGCCAAGATGAGATTGAGGCAGCATGTTTTGCCCTTAAGGAGCGCATGGAACAGCTCATCTCCTCCACCACGAGAGAGGTTCCTGAACTCTTAATACTGCCAATATACTCGCAGTTGCCAGCTGACTTGCAAGCAAAGATATTCGAGAAAGCTAAAGAGGGCACTCGCAAATGCATTGTTGCCACCAACATCGCTGAGACATCGCTGACTGTAGATGGAATTTTTTATGTCATTGACACAGGTTATGGTAAAATGAAAGTTTACAACCCTAAGATGGGTATGGATGCTCTTCAAGTGTTCCCTGTCAGCCGTGCTGCTGCTGATCAGCGAGCCGGACGTGCTGGTAGAACTGGGCCTGGTACGTGTTATAGACTATATACGGAGAGTGCATACCTGAATGAAATGCTGCCCAGTCCTGTGCCGGAGATCCAGAGGACCAACCTTGGCAATGTGGTGTTGTTGCTTAAGTCTCTTAAAATTGATAACCTGCTGGATTTTGATTTCATGGACCCACCACCACAAGAAAACATCTTGAATTCTATGTACCAGTTGTGGGTCTTGGGGGCACTTAACAATGTTGGGGCTTTGACTGACCTTGGCTGGAAAATGGTGGAGTTCCCGCTGGACCCCCCACTTGCTAAGATGCTTTTGATGGGTGAACAGCTAGGATGCCTAGATGAGGTTTTGACAATTGTATCTATGCTTTCAGTGCCATCAGTATTCTTCCGGCCTAAAGATAGGGCAGAGGAGAGTGATGCAGCGAGAGAAAAATTTTTCGTACAGGAATCTGACCACTTAACTCTGCTTTATGTTTACCAGCAGTGGAAAGAGCACCAGTATCGGGGAGATTGGTGTGAGGAACATTACTTGCATGTTAAATCATTACGAAAGGCCAGAGAGGTGAGATCCCAGCTGCTGGATATTCTCAAGACGCTTAAAATCCCGCTAACATCCAGTGGGCATGATTTCGACATTGTCAGAAAAGCCATCTGTTCTGCATACTTCCACAATGCTGCAAGATTAAAGGGTGTTGGGGAGTACATTAATTGCCGGAATGGAATGCCTTGTCATCTGCACCCGAGCAGTGCTATTTATGGTTTGGGTTACACTCCGGAGTATGTGGTTTATCATGAATTGATCTTGACGACAAAGGAGTACATGCAGTGTGCAACGGCTGTGGAGCCCCAGTGGCTGTCAGAGCTGGGACCCATGTTTTTCTCAGTAAAGGACTCAGACACTTCAATGTTAGAGCATAAGAAGAAACAGAAGGAATCGAAAACGGCAATGGAAGAGGAGATGGAAAATTTGAGGAAGATACAAGCagatgaagagagagaaaacaaagcgaaagaaagagagaagaggGTGAAGGAGCGGCAACAGGTGTCAATGCCAGGTTGGCGGCAAGGCTCTACCACTTATCTGAGACCAAAGAAGTTTGGTTTGTGA